A region of Blattabacterium cuenoti STAT DNA encodes the following proteins:
- a CDS encoding DNA polymerase III subunit beta — translation MIFSVLSSFLLKKLYTLYKIININKLSNLITFEVSKKNQLKIIWGLDSKNIIHTYLKINILKYTKEKVTLSIKFMIDILTTFSNEKLFLKKEKYTLNIYSKQGVYKIPTYYDSNHYDDRLYKSSLVHKISLFSKLFLKILNKTLFFSTTEDEELKPVLNGVFFQFFTHEANFIATDTYRLIKYTIKNFKTNQEIQFTISRKYLTIIREILKNEKKNNIIIEYSEKENIIFYFKNYIFSCQLINKKYPDYRSVIPNNNQCHVSFVINKFLLLNTIKRISIFSKKKKNFINFHFFNYKKLKIYDENTTDIHNSISEIKCKVLLNDLKNIKIGFNSKFLIEILSSLNEDFIYFELYQKMGIIRPIYKKKKEESILILIMSIIKI, via the coding sequence ATGATTTTTTCTGTTTTGAGTTCTTTTCTATTAAAAAAATTATATACTTTATATAAAATTATAAATATTAATAAATTATCGAATTTAATTACTTTTGAAGTATCGAAAAAAAATCAATTAAAAATTATATGGGGGTTAGATTCAAAAAATATAATTCATACATATTTGAAAATCAATATCCTGAAATATACAAAAGAAAAAGTAACTCTATCTATCAAATTTATGATAGATATTTTAACTACATTTTCAAATGAAAAACTTTTTTTAAAAAAGGAGAAATATACACTTAATATTTATTCTAAACAAGGAGTTTATAAAATTCCTACTTATTATGATTCAAATCATTATGATGATAGATTATATAAATCTTCTCTTGTTCATAAAATTTCTTTGTTTTCCAAGTTATTTTTAAAAATATTAAATAAAACTTTATTTTTTTCTACTACTGAAGATGAAGAATTAAAACCCGTATTAAATGGAGTTTTTTTTCAATTTTTTACTCATGAAGCAAATTTCATAGCAACAGATACTTATAGACTTATTAAGTATACTATAAAAAACTTTAAAACAAATCAAGAGATACAATTTACCATATCAAGAAAATATCTTACTATAATTCGTGAAATTTTAAAAAACGAAAAAAAAAATAATATTATTATTGAATATTCTGAAAAAGAAAATATAATTTTTTATTTTAAAAATTACATTTTTTCATGTCAACTAATAAATAAAAAATATCCAGACTATCGTTCTGTAATTCCTAATAATAATCAATGTCATGTATCTTTTGTTATTAATAAATTTTTATTATTAAATACTATTAAAAGAATATCTATTTTTTCTAAAAAGAAAAAGAATTTTATTAATTTTCATTTTTTTAATTATAAAAAATTAAAAATTTATGACGAAAATACAACTGATATTCATAATTCTATTTCAGAAATAAAATGTAAAGTTCTTTTAAATGATCTGAAAAATATAAAAATAGGTTTTAACTCTAAATTTTTAATTGAAATTTTATCTTCTTTAAATGAAGATTTTATTTATTTTGAATTATATCAAAAAATGGGAATTATAAGACCTATATATAAGAAAAAAAAAGAAGAATCAATTTTGATATTAATTATGTCTATCATAAAAATATGA
- the pdxH gene encoding pyridoxamine 5'-phosphate oxidase, translating into MTVDLSNFRKNYEKNSLLEFDVPEKPFLLFDEWFQQEKKLQKDNEEINAMSLSTIGEDGCPETRVVLLKEYSENGFIFYTNYFSSKGKSIQNIPKVCISFYWKKMERQIIIKGITSKVQKKKSDEYFHKRPRENQIGSWASRQSMILPSKKYLFKQYNKWKDFFDKKIIKRPFDWGGYIVKPYKMEFWQGQPNRLHDRLIYILKKEKKWILYRFYP; encoded by the coding sequence ATGACTGTTGATTTAAGTAATTTTAGAAAAAATTATGAAAAAAATTCATTATTGGAATTTGATGTTCCAGAAAAACCTTTTCTATTGTTTGATGAATGGTTTCAACAGGAAAAAAAACTTCAAAAAGATAACGAAGAAATTAACGCAATGTCTCTTTCTACTATAGGAGAAGATGGCTGTCCAGAAACTAGAGTTGTTTTATTAAAAGAATATTCAGAAAACGGATTTATTTTTTATACAAATTATTTTAGTTCAAAGGGAAAATCTATTCAAAATATACCAAAAGTATGTATTTCTTTTTATTGGAAAAAAATGGAAAGACAAATTATTATTAAAGGAATAACATCAAAAGTTCAAAAAAAAAAATCGGATGAATATTTTCATAAAAGACCTAGAGAAAACCAAATTGGAAGTTGGGCTTCTAGACAAAGTATGATTCTTCCATCTAAAAAATATTTATTTAAACAATACAATAAATGGAAAGATTTTTTTGATAAAAAAATAATAAAACGTCCTTTTGATTGGGGGGGGTATATTGTAAAACCATATAAAATGGAATTTTGGCAAGGACAGCCTAATAGACTTCATGATAGATTAATTTATATTTTAAAAAAAGAAAAAAAATGGATTTTATATAGATTTTATCCGTAA
- the pheT gene encoding phenylalanine--tRNA ligase subunit beta, with the protein MKISLNWIKKYVLFPVEINENEISNILTDIGITVKEISNENQDFILDVEITPNRTDAMSHYGIARDLYAVLKFRGYKVHLIKPAVINKEFFFQKKSHVSIFVKKRETCIRYSGILISKIKIEPSPYWLISRLKSIGIKSINNIIDIIHFVMYELGQPMHIFDMDKIEDKKIIIKNAEENTRFQSPDKIIRKLDKEDLVIYDKIKPLSIAGIINHFESNIHIKTKTIFIGTACFNPIIIRNLRKKHSLKIETLHLFEKETNPNQTIYALQRSAFLIKKIIKNKIIFSDIIDYYPNPISISKIKLRYNKVINIIGKKISKKKIKEILSLLEMMIHSENDNFLLISAPSYRTDIQREIDVIEEIFRIYGIHKIPIYNRIKISVSPKSFFKTEHEIQKILFEQLVCFGFQEIISSTMRKNEGKSSSLLNLSFNRQEIKILNPVNKNYQIMRSSLLFSIIDCIKYNFNKNRIKSNIKFFELGNIYYKKNNKFLEKTYLGIAIYQKEKIEYKNYPFFYLKGIIEQIFQKSGILNYTQILSKHPLLENGISILYNKKNLVELGKIQNYVLKQSEIFYAEIDWKYLVSIIQEKKIIYIPFSKYPTSRRDLSLLVDKTISFEKINQLIKKKENHFIKKIKIYDLYEGKNLPKSKKSYTASFFFESQKETLTDKIINNSMKKIELFLKQKLKAEIRRKQNHVE; encoded by the coding sequence ATGAAAATATCATTGAATTGGATTAAAAAATATGTTTTATTTCCTGTTGAAATAAACGAAAACGAGATATCCAATATATTAACTGATATCGGAATAACAGTAAAAGAAATTAGTAATGAGAACCAAGATTTTATTTTAGATGTAGAAATTACGCCTAATCGTACAGATGCTATGAGTCATTATGGAATTGCACGTGATTTATACGCAGTCTTAAAATTTCGTGGATATAAAGTTCATTTAATAAAACCAGCAGTAATAAATAAAGAATTTTTTTTCCAAAAAAAATCTCATGTTTCAATTTTTGTAAAAAAACGTGAAACCTGTATAAGATATTCCGGAATATTGATTTCTAAAATCAAAATAGAACCATCTCCATATTGGTTAATTTCTAGATTAAAATCTATAGGGATTAAATCTATTAATAATATAATAGATATTATACATTTTGTTATGTATGAATTAGGACAACCTATGCATATATTTGATATGGATAAAATAGAGGATAAAAAAATTATAATAAAAAATGCGGAAGAAAATACAAGATTTCAATCTCCAGATAAAATTATAAGAAAACTAGATAAAGAAGATTTAGTTATTTATGATAAGATTAAACCATTATCTATAGCTGGAATAATAAACCATTTTGAATCAAATATACACATTAAAACTAAAACTATTTTTATTGGAACTGCTTGTTTTAATCCCATTATAATCCGGAACCTTAGAAAAAAACATTCTCTAAAAATAGAAACACTACATCTTTTTGAAAAAGAAACAAATCCTAATCAGACTATATACGCTTTGCAAAGAAGCGCTTTTCTCATCAAAAAAATTATAAAAAATAAAATAATTTTTTCTGATATAATTGATTATTATCCTAACCCTATTTCTATTTCAAAAATAAAACTTCGTTATAATAAAGTTATAAATATTATAGGAAAAAAGATTTCGAAAAAAAAAATCAAAGAAATTCTATCATTGTTAGAAATGATGATTCATTCTGAAAATGATAATTTTTTATTAATTAGTGCTCCTTCTTATAGAACAGATATTCAAAGAGAAATAGATGTAATCGAAGAAATATTTCGAATTTATGGAATCCATAAAATTCCAATATATAACCGAATAAAAATTTCGGTATCTCCCAAAAGTTTTTTTAAAACAGAACATGAAATACAAAAAATACTTTTTGAACAATTAGTTTGTTTTGGTTTTCAAGAAATTATTTCATCTACGATGAGAAAAAATGAAGGAAAATCTTCTTCTTTACTAAATTTATCTTTTAATAGACAAGAAATTAAAATCCTTAATCCTGTGAACAAAAATTATCAAATTATGCGTTCTAGTTTATTATTCAGCATAATAGATTGCATAAAATATAATTTCAACAAAAATAGGATTAAATCTAATATAAAATTTTTTGAATTAGGAAACATATATTATAAAAAAAATAATAAATTTTTAGAAAAAACATATCTTGGAATAGCAATTTATCAAAAAGAAAAAATAGAATATAAAAATTATCCTTTTTTTTATTTAAAAGGAATTATTGAACAAATTTTTCAAAAAAGTGGAATATTAAATTATACTCAAATACTTTCTAAACATCCATTATTAGAAAATGGAATTTCTATATTATATAATAAAAAAAATTTAGTCGAACTAGGAAAAATTCAAAACTATGTTCTAAAGCAAAGTGAAATATTTTATGCAGAAATTGATTGGAAATATTTAGTATCTATTATTCAAGAAAAAAAAATAATTTATATTCCATTTTCAAAGTATCCTACCTCAAGAAGAGATTTATCTTTATTAGTAGATAAAACAATTTCATTCGAAAAAATTAATCAATTAATTAAAAAAAAAGAAAATCATTTTATTAAAAAAATTAAAATATATGATTTATATGAAGGAAAAAATTTACCAAAATCAAAAAAATCTTATACAGCAAGTTTCTTTTTTGAAAGTCAAAAAGAAACACTAACTGATAAAATTATTAATAATTCAATGAAAAAAATTGAATTATTTTTGAAACAAAAATTAAAAGCTGAAATAAGAAGAAAACAAAATCACGTAGAATAA
- a CDS encoding HU family DNA-binding protein, producing MNKTELVNSIAEKTGITKIKAKNVTDAFIETIIESLKKGNKVTLVGFGTFSVVKRHPRNGVNPRTGKKIHIPGKKVAKFKIGAELTKL from the coding sequence ATGAACAAAACAGAATTGGTCAATTCAATAGCTGAAAAAACTGGAATAACAAAAATAAAAGCTAAAAATGTTACAGATGCATTTATTGAAACAATAATTGAATCTTTAAAAAAAGGAAATAAGGTCACTCTTGTAGGATTCGGGACCTTTTCTGTAGTAAAAAGACATCCCAGAAATGGAGTTAATCCTAGAACAGGAAAAAAAATACATATTCCAGGAAAAAAAGTAGCTAAATTTAAAATAGGGGCGGAATTAACGAAATTATAG